From a region of the Zingiber officinale cultivar Zhangliang chromosome 4B, Zo_v1.1, whole genome shotgun sequence genome:
- the LOC121977308 gene encoding protein NOI4-like produces the protein MASGNVHPLPKFGEWDVNNPASAEGFTVIFTKARNEKKTSNSNPPLAPIRDDVNDLKTESPHQSPRKSKKLFCCC, from the exons GGTAATGTTCATCCACTGCCCAAGTTCGGAGAATGGGATGTCAACAATCCCGCCTCAGCCGAAGGGTTCACTGTCATATTCACCAAAGCTCGGAATGAAAAGAAGACCAGCAATTCTAATCCCCCACTAGCCCCAATAAGAGACGATGTAAATGATCTCAAAACAGAATCACCCCACCAGAGTCCGAGAAAGAGT AAGAAATTGTTTTGCTGTTGTTGA
- the LOC121974424 gene encoding uncharacterized protein LOC121974424, whose product MAPKNQGSQRGRAQRLVLCLLAICASGTADNDVHPSEHGLANQKDPGPASPAMIAFFRARPEEEALPEAQNVTWKVAPPGPQGRRHPRTGLLAAGLAFGAVGAALLAVAAAAAAAAAAAAYAAHACRNGSGSGPAWAMGSARRRSGPEVRLGTP is encoded by the coding sequence GGGAGCCAACGAGGCCGCGCGCAGCGCTTGGTTCTGTGTCTTCTGGCGATCTGCGCTTCCGGAACGGCGGATAACGACGTGCATCCGTCGGAGCACGGCCTCGCGAACCAGAAGGACCCAGGGCCGGCATCGCCCGCCATGATTGCCTTCTTCCGTGCCCGGCCGGAAGAGGAGGCGCTCCCGGAGGCGCAGAACGTGACGTGGAAGGTGGCTCCTCCGGGGCCGCAAGGGCGGCGCCATCCGAGGACGGGCCTCCTTGCCGCCGGCCTGGCTTTCGGTGCGGTCGGTGCAGCACTTCTCGccgtggcggcggcggcggcggcggcggcggcggcggcggcgtacGCCGCCCACGCCTGCCGGAACGGTTCAGGGAGCGGGCCCGCTTGGGCGATGGGCTCAGCCCGTAGAAGGAGCGGCCCGGAGGTCCGGTTGGGAACTCCGTAG